The genomic interval GAATGTCTTTGTCTTCCGGATTCACAATAAACTCAAAATTGTCTTCCCATTCTACCCGCATCGTGTGCAGATTGGGGTGAGTCCTTTCCATGATCTTATACCCGATGGAAGCTTTGGGCAGGTATTCCAGGTACAGGTCGCCAAAGTCGAAACTGGTAGGAAAAGCGATCCTTTCCTTGTCTACCAGCACCACCTTTCCTTCTACTTCCAGCAGTACCCACTTGTGGGATTTCTTTGGGAACAGATGTTCTCCCAGCAGGGATGGTGTTTCAATATAACCTCTTTTAGCTACACGGAACTGTTCATTGAGGAAGGCCACAGGGTCTTCCACGTGTTCCAGTACGTGATTACAGATCACGTAGTCAAATTCCTTGTCTTTGAAAGGCAGGTGCTCTCCGTCTGCCTTCAGGAACTGCTGGTTCCTCAGCACTTTTATGTCGCCGCTGCGATGCGTATTATCGTCTACGTACTTATCTACCACCACATTTGACCTGGGGTGCGGATTGTGGCCGCCTCCCACCTCAAGTACCCTGTCCGTTTTTTTAATATTCAGGTCGAAACGGGATTGCGGATTTCTGATTTTCATGCGTATAGTTTATTAATCCTGTAATGGCGCCAGCATCTGCTGGTACACCGTTTCTATTTTATGGGTCATGTCCCGTACATCAAAATTTGCCTTCACACACCTGCCGGCATTTTCCTGCAGGCTGCTGCGCAATGCACGGTCCTTTATCAGTCTTTCAATAGCAGCGGCCAGCGCTGTCTCATTCTTAGGCGGCACCAGCAGGCCTGTTACCTCATGTTCCACCGCCTCCCGGGTACCATCTACGTCGGATGCGATCACCGCTTTGCCCATTGCCATCGCTTCCAGTACTCCTATGGGAAATCCTTCCCATAGGGAAGGCAGGCAGTAAATGTCAACC from Chitinophaga filiformis carries:
- a CDS encoding class I SAM-dependent methyltransferase, with the protein product MKIRNPQSRFDLNIKKTDRVLEVGGGHNPHPRSNVVVDKYVDDNTHRSGDIKVLRNQQFLKADGEHLPFKDKEFDYVICNHVLEHVEDPVAFLNEQFRVAKRGYIETPSLLGEHLFPKKSHKWVLLEVEGKVVLVDKERIAFPTSFDFGDLYLEYLPKASIGYKIMERTHPNLHTMRVEWEDNFEFIVNPEDKDILKYFEEPWTREMVLHYFPQRSLGKELAEATRAFTDICKSIIRSKVLKRI